Genomic segment of Mycolicibacterium sarraceniae:
GGATCTGGTGGTCACCCTCACCGCGTCGTGGCAGAAGATTTTCTCCGGCGATCCCAAGCTCGGCTATTGGACCCAGCACTTCCAGTACCGCGCCGCCGTGGAGGCCGGCAAGACGACGTTCGGTTCGGCGAAGAACGCCGATCAGTTGAACGCCGTCATCCGCAACACCTTCATCCAGGGGACGTTGTCGATCGTGTTCGCCGTCTTGGTGATCATCGTGGTCCTGGCCGGAGTGATCGTGGCGCTGCGGGCTATCCGCGGCGGCGGGCGCGAGCTGAGCGAGGACACCCCGGTGCCGTCGAAGATCTTCGGGCCGTCGAGCCTGATGGCCACCTCCGCGGAGAAGGAGGTGCAGAAGCAATGGGACGCGCTACCGTCATCGCACGCCAAATCCGTTGGTACGTCGGCGCATTGATGGGCGATAGCCACTACCGCCGCTACGTCGAGCACCGGGAGCGCACGCGCCCCGGCGAAGCGGTGCTCAGCGAGGCGCAGTACTGGCGCATGCGGCACGGCCAGCAGGACGCCAACCCGGGCACCCGCTGCTGTTAGCAGGCGTCGACCACCCGGTCGCAGAACTCCCGCATCGCCTCGAACAGCCGCGCATGGGGCTCGTCGACGGTGTCGACCCACCCCTGTGCGGCCGCGACGCCCCAGCCCGTCCAGTGCCGCTTTCGACAGATGAAAGCCATCCATCGGCAGGTACGCCACGCCGTCGAGCAGAGCGGTCACGTCACCGAGCAGAAAATCGAGAACACTGTCGCGGTCGTAACCGATGGCTCACCGCCTTCGATACGCCGGGTAGGTCCGGGGGCTGATGACTGTAGAACAGGATCTCTCGTGACTCCACGCCGGAAGACACGCAGTCGGGGGATCGTTCGGGTGGCCGCCGAGGTCGAGTACCTGCGCGTCCAGGACGACCGCAGCGGCTGGGATATCAACACCGGCGCATTCTCCTGGTTCAACAATTCCGGTGTCGCCGTCGTGATGCGGCGCGATGTCGAGCTTCTACACCGACCGGTATCGACCCGCGTCCGGTAACGGCGCCACCCAGACCGGCACCCTGAGCAGGCTCGCGAACACCGACGGGCTATGGTCACTTCTGAAAACAGCCGTGCGCAGATGAGGGGCAGCAGATGGACCTGTCGTGGTCGGCGAAGGATCTTGAGTTCCGCGACGAAGTGCGGTCCTTCCTCGAGGACAAGCTCACCCCGGATCTGCGTCAGGCCGGCCGGCTGATGACCAGCGTCTACGCCGACCATGAGGCCAGCATGGCGTGGCAGGCGATCCTGCACGAACGCGGCTGGGCCGCCCCCGCCTGGCCGGTCGAACACGGCGGCTGCGACTGGACGCTGACCCAGCACTACATCTTCAGCCGCGAATCCACGCTGGCCGGGGCGCCGTCCTTATCGCCGATGGGCATCCGGATGGTGGCGCACGCGATCATCGCCTACGGCACACCGGCGCAGAAAGAGTTCTTCCTGCCCCGCATCCTCACCGGTGAAGTGTTCTTCTGTCAGGGCTACTCCGAACCGGAGGCGGGCTCGGATCTGGCCGCGCTGACGATGGCAGCAACCGACGACGGCGACGAGCTGATCTGTACGGGCAGCAAGATCTGGACGACTCACGCCACCGAGGCCAACTGGATCTTCGCCCTGGTGCGCACCTCACGATCAGCCAAGAAACAACAGGGCATCACGTTCGTGCTCATCGACATGACCACACCGGGGATCGAGATCCGACCGCTGGTGATGACCTCCGGTGAGGAGGTGCAGAACCAGATCTTCTTCGACGCCGTCCGGGTGCCCAAGTCGAATGTGATCGGCGCGATCGACGACGGCTGGACGGTCGCCAAATACCTGCTGGAATTCGAACGTGGCGGCGGCGCAACAGCACCCGCGCTACAGGCGATGGCCGGCGCGATCGCCACGGAGGCCACCGAGCAACCCGGCCCGTCCGGCGGCAAGCTGATCGACGATCCGGCGTTCGCGGCAAAACTCGCCGACACCCGCATCCGCGCCGAGGTGCTCGAGATCCTCGAATATCGTTTTCTGACAACGGTTGCCGAGGGCCGCAATCCCGGTGCCGCGTCATCGATGCTCAAGATCCTGTCTACAGAACTGTCACAGGCCATCACTGAACTCGCCATGGAGGCCGCCGGTCCGCGCGCCCGCGCGTATCAGCCGCATGCGACTCGGCCCGGCGGCCCGGTCTCGGACTTCGAAGCACCCGCGGACGGCTATGTCAGCGGGCAACCCTGGCAAGCGGTGGCTGCGCTGCGCTACTTCAACGACCGGGCCGGCTCGATCTATGCCGGCAGCAACGAGATTCAGCGCAACATACTGGCCAAG
This window contains:
- a CDS encoding acyl-CoA dehydrogenase family protein, with product MDLSWSAKDLEFRDEVRSFLEDKLTPDLRQAGRLMTSVYADHEASMAWQAILHERGWAAPAWPVEHGGCDWTLTQHYIFSRESTLAGAPSLSPMGIRMVAHAIIAYGTPAQKEFFLPRILTGEVFFCQGYSEPEAGSDLAALTMAATDDGDELICTGSKIWTTHATEANWIFALVRTSRSAKKQQGITFVLIDMTTPGIEIRPLVMTSGEEVQNQIFFDAVRVPKSNVIGAIDDGWTVAKYLLEFERGGGATAPALQAMAGAIATEATEQPGPSGGKLIDDPAFAAKLADTRIRAEVLEILEYRFLTTVAEGRNPGAASSMLKILSTELSQAITELAMEAAGPRARAYQPHATRPGGPVSDFEAPADGYVSGQPWQAVAALRYFNDRAGSIYAGSNEIQRNILAKATLGL
- a CDS encoding YbdD/YjiX family protein, with the translated sequence MGDSHYRRYVEHRERTRPGEAVLSEAQYWRMRHGQQDANPGTRCC